In Rhineura floridana isolate rRhiFlo1 chromosome 1, rRhiFlo1.hap2, whole genome shotgun sequence, the following proteins share a genomic window:
- the TMEM74 gene encoding transmembrane protein 74, producing the protein MACVELLYLAKEGGQADQCHNVDWRGHVPHCQGQPSESVGMTPVLTVTAECCERHCKAVQKAAMADTAEAPLSFTAAFWLSPECTATDEVSCHPGLPKEEKEATQKRACCCESETSFTCVDENVNNLEYPGSLAHRSCCQAQDLLHEPDPCGEMPLEWPYDPPSLASEEDDAGSEAAGGKSVDYGFISAIFFLVSGILLVIISYVVPRDVTVDRSTVAAREMERLENESAKIGAHLDRCVIAGLCLLTLGGVVLSSLLMMSMWKGELYRRNRFAASKESAKLYGSFNFRVKSSTNDNMELSLVEEDALAIDS; encoded by the coding sequence ATGGCATGTGTGGAGCTTCTGTACCTCGCCAAAGAGGGCGGTCAGGCAGATCAGTGTCACAATGTGGACTGGAGAGGGCATGTTCCCCACTGTCAGGGACAGCCCAGTGAAAGTGTGGGGATGACTCCAGTGCTCACCGTGACTGCCGAGTGCTGTGAGAGGCACTGCAAAGCTGTCCAAAAGGCAGCCATGGCAGATACTGCTGAGGCTCCTCTTTCCTTCACTGCTGCATTCTGGCTGTCCCCAGAATGTACAGCTACAGATGAGGTCAGCTGCCACCCAGGCCTTCCCAAAGAAGAAAAGGAGGCAACCCAAAAGAGAGCTTGCTGCTGTGAATCGGAGACGTCATTCACTTGCGTGGATGAAAATGTCAACAATCTAGAATACCCAGGAAGTCTTGCCCATAGGAGCTGTTGCCAAGCCCAGGATCTCCTTCATGAACCTGACCCTTGTGGAGAGATGCCCCTCGAATGGCCCTACGATCCACCCTCTTTGGCTTCCGAGGAAGATGATGCTGGTTCGGAAGCTGCCGGGGGGAAGTCTGTAGACTATGGCTTCATCAGTGCCATCTTCTTCCTGGTCAGTGGGATTTTGCTAGTGATCATTTCCTACGTGGTCCCCAGAGATGTGACTGTGGATCGCAGCACGGTGGCGGCAAGGGAGATGGAGCGGCTGGAGAATGAGAGTGCAAAGATTGGGGCTCACTTGGATCGGTGTGTGATTGCCGGGCTCTGCCTTTTAACATTGGGGGGCGTAGTGTTATCCAGTTTGCTCATGATGTCTATGTGGAAAGGTGAGCTCTACAGGAGAAACAGATTTGCAGCCTCCAAGGAATCAGCCAAGCTCTACGGCTCCTTTAATTTCCGAGTGAAGTCCTCCACAAATGATAATATGGAGTTATCATTAGTTGAGGAGGATGCGCTTGCCATAGATAGTTAG